The following are from one region of the Magnetococcales bacterium genome:
- a CDS encoding response regulator gives MVLLWRRLFPNGLALRSYLILVLLPLVSVPLLTVGWIAAEQVTRTATQHAFNTVRQLLRDTRGEVSARLATVGANVALFAGNPLLKDYLATEDEESRYGILQLPLLNLFASYAKVYPDYYEMRVLLPDGTEEARHAVVGLPNRAEHEGNTPWFNRFAAVNRQSVFMELFRNPDNGEWAFLVARKVFGRGASQDPTEPETWRGGVAITTRPDFLHDRIHSTRIGAGGFLLVTNETGEVVFAPGWADLPFGLLAPALWTRLAAGSQEEEPGVEPLRVEWSGGEALVMGIRLPQGLRLFAVTRAEEFAATARPMGWAVAAVMLVSALLVLLLVQAALKRIVFDPLVKLSGAVRDVGAGSLDTSIDLGWVREFVFLAESFNVMVEDLRLSRERIRQQSEQLERDRVKGEFLARMSHEIRTPLNAIIGLGDLVRQTALDAKQRDYLVRMEGASRQLLGIINDILDYSRIEAGGLTLDAIPLSVDDVLQRVIDLINVSMMEKRLEWWLDRPFAFPAGLRGDPLRLAQILINLLGNAVKFTHRGGEVILGVSVVREERTAVQMRFSVRDTGIGMTQEQCARLFRPFSQADGSITRQYGGTGLGLAISKRLVERMGGGIRVVSAPGVGSEFICELSLARDPAVGEWGHRGAALTDVEVLILSERMTARRFLARMTTELGMAVRVFATSEAALESFGSQPCARVILDVEQGERIRVCGALRGVFSGVRIVAPVPLDPEEERKPVEVDAWLDRPILPKSLQVELLGSGRVGEEEACNSQDGPVLESSGGERVCDPFFAGVRLLLVEDNLLNQMVAREILADFGLKVEIAGNGVEAVERVAREAFDGVLMDLQMPVMDGLTATRRIRSMPDCATLPIVAMTAQAMPGDRERCLDAGMNDYLAKPIERRALGVVLARWLSPRTGPVFAGEVATSGMAAPVGVDPFPPDGVEGVDLEEALERLGGKRLVLRRLLESFCRDHGDVTTQLRTLLAGSGPAALVEAGALLHGVKGMAGNLGARLIRGLAGEMEETIHAGEIPSEEALGYFEAACARLCRSVAALPEVLEPETESVDPLSAGAEGPEGTIPEWIEALRERLSHNDLDAERCLKGLETVLSAGNGECREWLPAVGECMDRYDFEGALKALEKLAERLGVTESEGRV, from the coding sequence ATGGTCCTCCTGTGGAGACGTTTGTTTCCGAACGGGTTGGCCCTGCGCAGTTATCTGATTCTGGTGTTGCTGCCCCTGGTGAGCGTACCGTTGCTGACCGTGGGGTGGATCGCCGCAGAACAGGTGACCCGTACCGCCACCCAGCACGCCTTCAATACGGTGCGACAACTGTTGCGCGATACCCGTGGGGAGGTGTCGGCCCGTTTGGCCACGGTCGGGGCCAATGTGGCGTTGTTCGCCGGCAATCCGTTGTTGAAAGACTATCTCGCCACCGAAGATGAAGAAAGCCGCTACGGCATTTTGCAACTGCCTTTGCTCAATCTGTTCGCCAGTTACGCCAAGGTTTATCCCGATTATTACGAAATGCGCGTGTTGTTGCCCGATGGTACCGAAGAGGCCCGCCACGCGGTGGTCGGTCTGCCCAACCGGGCGGAACATGAAGGCAATACCCCCTGGTTCAACCGGTTTGCGGCGGTCAATCGGCAGTCTGTGTTCATGGAGTTGTTCCGCAATCCGGATAACGGGGAATGGGCCTTTCTGGTGGCCCGGAAGGTGTTTGGGCGCGGCGCGAGCCAGGATCCCACCGAGCCGGAAACCTGGCGGGGAGGAGTGGCCATCACCACGCGGCCCGATTTTCTGCACGACCGGATCCATTCGACCCGGATTGGCGCGGGGGGATTCCTGTTGGTCACCAACGAGACGGGAGAGGTGGTGTTCGCCCCCGGTTGGGCGGATTTGCCTTTTGGTCTGCTCGCTCCGGCGCTTTGGACCCGGCTGGCGGCGGGATCGCAGGAGGAGGAGCCGGGGGTGGAACCGCTGCGGGTGGAGTGGTCCGGGGGGGAGGCTTTGGTGATGGGCATTCGTTTGCCCCAGGGATTGCGTCTGTTCGCGGTGACCCGGGCCGAGGAGTTTGCCGCCACGGCCCGTCCCATGGGGTGGGCCGTGGCGGCGGTGATGCTGGTGAGCGCCCTGCTGGTGTTGCTGCTGGTGCAAGCCGCTTTGAAACGGATTGTCTTCGATCCACTGGTCAAGCTGTCGGGGGCGGTCCGGGATGTGGGGGCCGGATCGCTGGATACCTCCATCGATCTGGGATGGGTGCGGGAATTTGTTTTTCTGGCGGAGAGTTTCAATGTCATGGTGGAGGATCTGCGTCTTTCCCGAGAGCGGATCCGGCAGCAAAGCGAACAGTTGGAGCGGGATCGGGTGAAAGGGGAGTTTCTGGCCCGCATGAGCCATGAGATCCGTACCCCCTTGAACGCCATCATCGGATTGGGGGATCTGGTGCGTCAGACCGCGCTGGATGCCAAACAGCGGGACTATCTGGTCCGGATGGAAGGGGCCTCCCGGCAGTTGTTGGGGATCATCAACGATATTCTCGACTACTCCCGGATCGAGGCGGGTGGTTTGACCCTGGACGCCATTCCCTTGTCGGTGGACGATGTGCTGCAGCGGGTGATCGATCTGATTAACGTCTCCATGATGGAAAAGCGGCTGGAATGGTGGCTGGATCGCCCGTTCGCCTTTCCGGCGGGATTGCGGGGGGATCCGCTGCGGCTGGCCCAGATTCTGATCAACCTGTTGGGCAATGCGGTCAAGTTTACCCATCGGGGCGGCGAGGTGATTCTGGGGGTGTCGGTGGTCCGGGAGGAGCGCACGGCGGTTCAGATGCGTTTTTCCGTGCGGGATACCGGCATCGGCATGACCCAGGAGCAGTGTGCCCGTCTGTTTCGGCCCTTTTCCCAGGCGGATGGTTCCATCACCCGTCAATACGGCGGGACCGGTCTGGGGTTGGCCATCAGCAAGCGGCTGGTGGAACGGATGGGGGGAGGCATTCGGGTGGTGAGCGCCCCGGGGGTGGGCAGCGAGTTCATTTGCGAATTGTCGTTGGCCCGTGATCCGGCGGTGGGGGAATGGGGTCACAGGGGGGCGGCGTTGACGGATGTGGAGGTGTTGATTCTCTCCGAACGCATGACCGCTCGACGGTTCCTGGCCCGGATGACCACGGAACTGGGCATGGCGGTGCGGGTGTTCGCCACGTCGGAAGCGGCGCTGGAGTCGTTTGGCAGTCAGCCGTGCGCCCGGGTGATTCTGGATGTGGAGCAGGGGGAGCGGATTCGGGTGTGCGGGGCGTTGCGGGGGGTGTTTTCCGGGGTGCGGATTGTGGCGCCTGTGCCGCTGGATCCGGAGGAGGAGCGGAAACCGGTGGAGGTGGATGCGTGGCTGGACAGGCCGATTCTGCCGAAGTCTTTGCAAGTCGAGCTGTTGGGGAGTGGGCGTGTCGGGGAGGAAGAGGCCTGCAACTCCCAGGACGGACCGGTGCTGGAGTCCTCCGGTGGGGAGCGGGTGTGCGATCCTTTTTTTGCCGGAGTCCGTTTGCTTTTGGTGGAGGACAACCTGCTCAACCAGATGGTGGCCCGGGAGATCCTGGCGGATTTTGGCCTGAAGGTGGAGATCGCCGGCAACGGGGTGGAAGCGGTGGAGCGGGTGGCGCGGGAGGCGTTCGACGGGGTGTTGATGGATCTGCAGATGCCGGTGATGGATGGTTTGACCGCCACCCGTCGCATCCGTTCGATGCCTGATTGCGCCACGTTGCCGATTGTGGCCATGACCGCCCAGGCCATGCCCGGAGACCGGGAGCGTTGCCTGGATGCGGGGATGAACGATTATCTCGCCAAGCCTATCGAGCGTCGGGCGTTGGGTGTGGTGTTGGCCCGGTGGCTCTCCCCCCGGACCGGACCGGTTTTTGCCGGGGAGGTGGCGACTTCGGGTATGGCGGCACCGGTCGGAGTCGATCCCTTTCCCCCCGATGGGGTGGAGGGGGTGGATCTGGAGGAGGCTTTGGAACGTCTGGGGGGCAAGCGTCTGGTATTGCGTCGGCTGCTGGAATCGTTTTGCCGGGACCATGGGGATGTCACCACGCAGTTGCGCACCCTGCTGGCCGGATCCGGGCCTGCCGCGTTGGTGGAGGCCGGGGCGTTGCTGCATGGCGTCAAGGGTATGGCCGGCAATCTGGGAGCGCGTTTGATCCGGGGGCTGGCGGGGGAGATGGAAGAGACCATCCATGCCGGGGAGATCCCCTCGGAAGAGGCGTTGGGTTATTTCGAGGCGGCTTGCGCACGGTTGTGCCGGTCTGTGGCTGCCTTGCCCGAGGTGCTGGAGCCGGAGACGGAATCTGTCGATCCCTTGTCAGCGGGGGCCGAGGGGCCGGAGGGGACGATTCCGGAGTGGATCGAGGCGTTGCGGGAACGGTTGAGTCACAACGATCTGGATGCGGAGCGTTGTCTGAAGGGGTTGGAAACGGTGTTGAGTGCCGGGAACGGGGAGTGTCGGGAGTGGTTGCCTGCCGTCGGGGAGTGCATGGACCGGTATGACTTTGAAGGTGCCCTCAAGGCGCTGGAGAAACTGGCCGAACGGCTCGGCGTGACGGAATCGGAGGGGAGAGTCTGA
- a CDS encoding spermidine/putrescine ABC transporter substrate-binding protein yields the protein MKRSGMGARVRWIGMVGLLCLVVAGSMGLSSAGEKRELVLLNWPNYMDPSLARRFEEQTGIHLRTVEFETDETRDELLARTQGKGFDLFVVSGERVQGYVKKNWLAPLGPAEVGHLQHVPSRWLDSYPGVRGFAAPVLWGTFGIAYRQDLVPDPPTTWKGLMQPEERFRKRIILEKESVDLMGMAMKAMGHSWNHYEESAIEEARRMLMAQKPFVRAYGYPSFDSKSALVTGEAWLASVFNGDALTLKDLDDRIGFIVPEEGSVLWVDCLVVAAGSTRKSDAYALIQFLHEPAHAAQLAQHLHFATVNQEAEPLLRPEHRNNPVIYPPETVLTRSEFVAKPPPRIDRRYKEILRALLN from the coding sequence ATGAAACGTTCTGGCATGGGAGCGCGGGTTCGATGGATCGGGATGGTGGGGCTGCTGTGTCTGGTGGTGGCCGGATCGATGGGCCTGTCGTCCGCCGGGGAGAAACGGGAACTGGTGTTGCTCAACTGGCCCAATTACATGGATCCATCCCTGGCGCGGCGTTTTGAGGAGCAGACCGGCATCCATCTGCGCACCGTGGAGTTTGAAACCGACGAGACCCGTGACGAACTCCTCGCCCGTACCCAGGGCAAGGGATTCGATCTGTTCGTGGTCAGTGGCGAGCGGGTGCAAGGTTATGTGAAGAAAAACTGGCTCGCGCCCCTTGGACCCGCAGAGGTCGGGCATCTGCAACATGTCCCGTCCCGTTGGCTCGACTCGTATCCCGGTGTGCGAGGGTTTGCCGCGCCGGTGTTGTGGGGCACGTTCGGCATCGCCTATCGGCAGGATCTGGTTCCGGATCCCCCCACCACCTGGAAAGGGTTGATGCAGCCCGAGGAACGCTTTCGTAAGCGCATCATCTTGGAAAAAGAGTCCGTGGATTTGATGGGCATGGCCATGAAGGCCATGGGACACTCCTGGAATCATTACGAGGAGTCGGCCATCGAGGAGGCTAGGCGCATGCTGATGGCGCAAAAACCTTTCGTGCGTGCCTATGGTTATCCATCGTTTGACAGCAAGTCGGCGTTGGTGACCGGCGAGGCGTGGCTGGCTTCGGTGTTCAACGGCGACGCTTTGACTCTGAAGGATCTGGATGATCGCATCGGATTCATCGTGCCGGAGGAAGGCAGTGTCTTGTGGGTGGATTGTTTGGTGGTGGCGGCGGGTTCGACCCGCAAGTCTGACGCCTACGCCTTGATTCAGTTTCTCCACGAACCGGCCCACGCGGCCCAGTTGGCGCAGCATCTGCATTTTGCCACCGTCAACCAGGAGGCCGAACCGTTGTTGCGCCCCGAACACCGGAACAATCCGGTGATTTATCCTCCAGAGACGGTGTTGACCCGTTCCGAGTTCGTCGCCAAGCCTCCTCCCCGGATCGACCGGCGCTACAAGGAGATCCTGCGGGCTTTGCTCAATTGA
- a CDS encoding DUF4351 domain-containing protein — translation MKAHPPTTNRSQYDTTFKDLFEQPPQHLLHLLIGRRAVGQLPVEFASTQKRIPDCLFLLEDQALFHLELQGNPEPMEWRMLIYRALIRQRYPESPLFQKVLYVGEKKWRTRGVIDEPDLSFRFEVVDIRDIDCRELLASPTLEENILAVLCRMDQPRRTIRKILLRISERPPKARSDALTRLLLLSRLRKLEHTIQTEATEMALTFNVMENEVLGPMLLKEQRRQNQKARQEGRQEGRQEGLQKGLQEGRQEGLQKGLQEGRHTGLKEGLQEGRREAAVSILLRQMRRRYGLVPEWAAQQVEQADLERLHDWSERILDAESLEVLLTK, via the coding sequence ATGAAGGCCCATCCACCGACCACCAACCGGTCGCAATACGATACCACCTTCAAGGATCTGTTCGAGCAGCCGCCCCAGCACCTGTTGCACCTTTTGATCGGTCGCCGGGCCGTGGGCCAACTGCCGGTGGAGTTCGCCTCCACGCAAAAACGCATTCCGGACTGCCTGTTTCTGCTGGAAGACCAGGCGCTGTTCCACCTGGAATTGCAGGGCAACCCGGAACCGATGGAATGGCGCATGTTGATCTACCGCGCCTTGATCCGGCAAAGATATCCGGAGAGTCCATTGTTCCAGAAGGTGCTTTATGTCGGCGAGAAAAAATGGCGCACCCGGGGTGTCATCGATGAACCGGATTTGTCGTTTCGTTTTGAGGTGGTGGATATTCGCGACATCGACTGTCGTGAACTGCTGGCCAGTCCGACGTTGGAGGAGAATATACTGGCGGTCTTGTGTCGCATGGATCAACCCCGCCGCACAATCCGCAAAATTTTGTTGCGCATCAGCGAACGGCCACCCAAGGCCCGCTCCGACGCCCTGACACGATTGTTGCTGCTCTCCCGACTGCGCAAACTGGAACACACCATTCAAACGGAGGCTACCGAGATGGCACTGACATTCAATGTGATGGAAAATGAAGTCCTGGGTCCCATGCTCCTGAAAGAACAACGACGACAAAACCAGAAAGCGCGTCAGGAAGGACGCCAAGAAGGACGCCAAGAAGGGCTCCAAAAAGGGCTCCAAGAAGGACGCCAAGAAGGGCTCCAAAAAGGGCTCCAAGAAGGACGCCACACAGGACTCAAAGAAGGGCTCCAAGAAGGACGCCGAGAAGCGGCGGTATCGATTCTGTTGCGCCAGATGAGGCGACGTTATGGTCTGGTGCCGGAGTGGGCGGCGCAACAGGTCGAACAGGCGGATCTGGAGCGTCTGCACGACTGGAGCGAACGCATTCTGGATGCCGAATCCCTGGAAGTATTGCTGACCAAATGA